A stretch of Anolis sagrei isolate rAnoSag1 chromosome X, rAnoSag1.mat, whole genome shotgun sequence DNA encodes these proteins:
- the LOC132780120 gene encoding zinc finger protein neuro-d4 isoform X1, with protein MATAVHKPIKCLGEDFYREAIEHCRSYNARLCAERSMRLPFLDSQTGVAQNNCYIWMEKTHRGPGLAPGQIYTYPARCWRKKRRLNILEDPRLRPCEFKIDCEPPLKKEGGLPEGPVLEALLCAETGDKKPELKEEDLSLDCQKAPIGEFLHDLDGDDLEDDVPRRKNKAKSKAYGIGGLRKRQDAAMLEDRDKPYVCDICGKRYKNRPGLSYHYTHTHLAEEEGEEGPERHTLPFHRKNNHKQFYKALNWVPENQRRHTAKKAPDGTVIPNGYCDFCLGGSKKTGCPEDLISCADCGRSGHPSCLQFTVNMTAAVRTYRWQCIECKSCSLCGTSENDDQLLFCDDCDRGYHMYCLSPPMAEPPEGSWSCHLCLRQLKEKASAYITLT; from the exons CCTGGGCGAGGACTTCTACCGGGAAGCCATTGAGCACTGCCGCAGCTACAATGCCCGGCTGTGCGCCGAACGCAGCATGCGCCTGCCCTTCCTGGACTCGCAAACGGGGGTCGCCCAGAACAATTGCTACATCTGGATGGAGAAGACCCACCGGGGCCCAG GGCTGGCGCCGGGTCAGATCTACACCTATCCGGCTCGCTGTTGGCGCAAGAAGCGGCGGCTGAACATCCTGGAGGATCCAAGACTCCGGCCTTGCGAATTCAAGATCG aTTGTGAACCCCCTCTGAAGAAAGAAGGAGGTCTCCCTGAAGGTCCAGTGTTAGAAGCCTTGCTGTGTGCCGAAACAGGGGACAAGAAGCCGGAGCTGAAGGAGGAGGACTTGAGCTTGGACTGTCag AAGGCACCTATCGGTGAGTTCCTGCATGACTTGGACGGGGACGACTTGGAAGATGACGTCCCCCGCCGTAAGAACAAAGCCAAAAGCAAG gCGTATGGGATCGGAGGGCTGCGGAAGAGGCAGGATGCTGCAATGCTGGAGGACCGAGACAAACCCTATGTTTGTGACA TCTGCGGGAAGCGCTACAAGAACCGCCCGGGACTGAGCTACCACTACACGCACACACACCTGGCTgaggaggagggcgaggagggccCCGAGCGCCACACCTTGCCCTTCCATCGTAAGAACAACCACAAAC AGTTTTACAAAGCGCTGAACTGGGTCCCTGAGAACCAGCGCAGGCACACAG CTAAGAAAGCTCCGGACGGCACAGTCATACCAAACGGTTATTGTGATTTCTGTCTAGGCGGCTCCAAGAAGACCGGCTGCCCCGAAGATCTCATTTCCTGCGCAGACTGCGGCCGTTCAG ggcATCCGTCCTGCCTGCAGTTCACCGTGAACATGACAGCAGCCGTCCGGACTTACCGGTGGCAATGCATCGAGTGCAAGAGCTGCAGCCTTTGTGGCACCTCAGAGAACGAT GACCAGCTACTGTTCTGTGATGACTGCGACCGGGGCTACCACATGTACTGCCTGAGTCCCCCGATGGCCGAGCCCCCGGAAG
- the LOC132780120 gene encoding zinc finger protein neuro-d4 isoform X4 produces the protein MRLPFLDSQTGVAQNNCYIWMEKTHRGPGLAPGQIYTYPARCWRKKRRLNILEDPRLRPCEFKIDCEPPLKKEGGLPEGPVLEALLCAETGDKKPELKEEDLSLDCQKAPIGEFLHDLDGDDLEDDVPRRKNKAKSKAYGIGGLRKRQDAAMLEDRDKPYVCDICGKRYKNRPGLSYHYTHTHLAEEEGEEGPERHTLPFHRKNNHKQFYKALNWVPENQRRHTAKKAPDGTVIPNGYCDFCLGGSKKTGCPEDLISCADCGRSGHPSCLQFTVNMTAAVRTYRWQCIECKSCSLCGTSENDDQLLFCDDCDRGYHMYCLSPPMAEPPEGSWSCHLCLRQLKEKASAYITLT, from the exons ATGCGCCTGCCCTTCCTGGACTCGCAAACGGGGGTCGCCCAGAACAATTGCTACATCTGGATGGAGAAGACCCACCGGGGCCCAG GGCTGGCGCCGGGTCAGATCTACACCTATCCGGCTCGCTGTTGGCGCAAGAAGCGGCGGCTGAACATCCTGGAGGATCCAAGACTCCGGCCTTGCGAATTCAAGATCG aTTGTGAACCCCCTCTGAAGAAAGAAGGAGGTCTCCCTGAAGGTCCAGTGTTAGAAGCCTTGCTGTGTGCCGAAACAGGGGACAAGAAGCCGGAGCTGAAGGAGGAGGACTTGAGCTTGGACTGTCag AAGGCACCTATCGGTGAGTTCCTGCATGACTTGGACGGGGACGACTTGGAAGATGACGTCCCCCGCCGTAAGAACAAAGCCAAAAGCAAG gCGTATGGGATCGGAGGGCTGCGGAAGAGGCAGGATGCTGCAATGCTGGAGGACCGAGACAAACCCTATGTTTGTGACA TCTGCGGGAAGCGCTACAAGAACCGCCCGGGACTGAGCTACCACTACACGCACACACACCTGGCTgaggaggagggcgaggagggccCCGAGCGCCACACCTTGCCCTTCCATCGTAAGAACAACCACAAAC AGTTTTACAAAGCGCTGAACTGGGTCCCTGAGAACCAGCGCAGGCACACAG CTAAGAAAGCTCCGGACGGCACAGTCATACCAAACGGTTATTGTGATTTCTGTCTAGGCGGCTCCAAGAAGACCGGCTGCCCCGAAGATCTCATTTCCTGCGCAGACTGCGGCCGTTCAG ggcATCCGTCCTGCCTGCAGTTCACCGTGAACATGACAGCAGCCGTCCGGACTTACCGGTGGCAATGCATCGAGTGCAAGAGCTGCAGCCTTTGTGGCACCTCAGAGAACGAT GACCAGCTACTGTTCTGTGATGACTGCGACCGGGGCTACCACATGTACTGCCTGAGTCCCCCGATGGCCGAGCCCCCGGAAG
- the LOC132780120 gene encoding zinc finger protein neuro-d4 isoform X2, translating to MATAVHKPIKCLGEDFYREAIEHCRSYNARLCAERSMRLPFLDSQTGVAQNNCYIWMEKTHRGPGLAPGQIYTYPARCWRKKRRLNILEDPRLRPCEFKIDCEPPLKKEGGLPEGPVLEALLCAETGDKKPELKEEDLSLDCQKAPIGEFLHDLDGDDLEDDVPRRKNKAKSKAYGIGGLRKRQDAAMLEDRDKPYVCDICGKRYKNRPGLSYHYTHTHLAEEEGEEGPERHTLPFHRKNNHKPKKAPDGTVIPNGYCDFCLGGSKKTGCPEDLISCADCGRSGHPSCLQFTVNMTAAVRTYRWQCIECKSCSLCGTSENDDQLLFCDDCDRGYHMYCLSPPMAEPPEGSWSCHLCLRQLKEKASAYITLT from the exons CCTGGGCGAGGACTTCTACCGGGAAGCCATTGAGCACTGCCGCAGCTACAATGCCCGGCTGTGCGCCGAACGCAGCATGCGCCTGCCCTTCCTGGACTCGCAAACGGGGGTCGCCCAGAACAATTGCTACATCTGGATGGAGAAGACCCACCGGGGCCCAG GGCTGGCGCCGGGTCAGATCTACACCTATCCGGCTCGCTGTTGGCGCAAGAAGCGGCGGCTGAACATCCTGGAGGATCCAAGACTCCGGCCTTGCGAATTCAAGATCG aTTGTGAACCCCCTCTGAAGAAAGAAGGAGGTCTCCCTGAAGGTCCAGTGTTAGAAGCCTTGCTGTGTGCCGAAACAGGGGACAAGAAGCCGGAGCTGAAGGAGGAGGACTTGAGCTTGGACTGTCag AAGGCACCTATCGGTGAGTTCCTGCATGACTTGGACGGGGACGACTTGGAAGATGACGTCCCCCGCCGTAAGAACAAAGCCAAAAGCAAG gCGTATGGGATCGGAGGGCTGCGGAAGAGGCAGGATGCTGCAATGCTGGAGGACCGAGACAAACCCTATGTTTGTGACA TCTGCGGGAAGCGCTACAAGAACCGCCCGGGACTGAGCTACCACTACACGCACACACACCTGGCTgaggaggagggcgaggagggccCCGAGCGCCACACCTTGCCCTTCCATCGTAAGAACAACCACAAAC CTAAGAAAGCTCCGGACGGCACAGTCATACCAAACGGTTATTGTGATTTCTGTCTAGGCGGCTCCAAGAAGACCGGCTGCCCCGAAGATCTCATTTCCTGCGCAGACTGCGGCCGTTCAG ggcATCCGTCCTGCCTGCAGTTCACCGTGAACATGACAGCAGCCGTCCGGACTTACCGGTGGCAATGCATCGAGTGCAAGAGCTGCAGCCTTTGTGGCACCTCAGAGAACGAT GACCAGCTACTGTTCTGTGATGACTGCGACCGGGGCTACCACATGTACTGCCTGAGTCCCCCGATGGCCGAGCCCCCGGAAG
- the LOC132780120 gene encoding zinc finger protein neuro-d4 isoform X3, translated as MATAVHKPIKCLGEDFYREAIEHCRSYNARLCAERSMRLPFLDSQTGVAQNNCYIWMEKTHRGPGLAPGQIYTYPARCWRKKRRLNILEDPRLRPCEFKIDCEPPLKKEGGLPEGPVLEALLCAETGDKKPELKEEDLSLDCQKAPIGEFLHDLDGDDLEDDVPRRKNKAKSKAYGIGGLRKRQDAAMLEDRDKPYVCDICGKRYKNRPGLSYHYTHTHLAEEEGEEGPERHTLPFHRKNNHKRGSKKTGCPEDLISCADCGRSGHPSCLQFTVNMTAAVRTYRWQCIECKSCSLCGTSENDDQLLFCDDCDRGYHMYCLSPPMAEPPEGSWSCHLCLRQLKEKASAYITLT; from the exons CCTGGGCGAGGACTTCTACCGGGAAGCCATTGAGCACTGCCGCAGCTACAATGCCCGGCTGTGCGCCGAACGCAGCATGCGCCTGCCCTTCCTGGACTCGCAAACGGGGGTCGCCCAGAACAATTGCTACATCTGGATGGAGAAGACCCACCGGGGCCCAG GGCTGGCGCCGGGTCAGATCTACACCTATCCGGCTCGCTGTTGGCGCAAGAAGCGGCGGCTGAACATCCTGGAGGATCCAAGACTCCGGCCTTGCGAATTCAAGATCG aTTGTGAACCCCCTCTGAAGAAAGAAGGAGGTCTCCCTGAAGGTCCAGTGTTAGAAGCCTTGCTGTGTGCCGAAACAGGGGACAAGAAGCCGGAGCTGAAGGAGGAGGACTTGAGCTTGGACTGTCag AAGGCACCTATCGGTGAGTTCCTGCATGACTTGGACGGGGACGACTTGGAAGATGACGTCCCCCGCCGTAAGAACAAAGCCAAAAGCAAG gCGTATGGGATCGGAGGGCTGCGGAAGAGGCAGGATGCTGCAATGCTGGAGGACCGAGACAAACCCTATGTTTGTGACA TCTGCGGGAAGCGCTACAAGAACCGCCCGGGACTGAGCTACCACTACACGCACACACACCTGGCTgaggaggagggcgaggagggccCCGAGCGCCACACCTTGCCCTTCCATCGTAAGAACAACCACAAAC GCGGCTCCAAGAAGACCGGCTGCCCCGAAGATCTCATTTCCTGCGCAGACTGCGGCCGTTCAG ggcATCCGTCCTGCCTGCAGTTCACCGTGAACATGACAGCAGCCGTCCGGACTTACCGGTGGCAATGCATCGAGTGCAAGAGCTGCAGCCTTTGTGGCACCTCAGAGAACGAT GACCAGCTACTGTTCTGTGATGACTGCGACCGGGGCTACCACATGTACTGCCTGAGTCCCCCGATGGCCGAGCCCCCGGAAG